The Nitrospira tepida genome includes a window with the following:
- a CDS encoding DUF4149 domain-containing protein — translation MSAEGWTRPRWRLLVLCATVEMLSLAVWTGGLIIIIADVIPAVFNSFGGTEPGGRFLTRVFSGYNGATFVCLVSLGLATAGRARINRTAGGLSMAPRKTEVVLTIGIMVIALFIGLWLHPTAVTLQELAFTAKDEAARKSAWDSFFFMSHTVARPVYMVNLAAGMALMVLKVRTWLSAVPPTGRLPSVTVA, via the coding sequence ATGAGCGCGGAGGGCTGGACAAGGCCGCGATGGCGCCTGCTGGTGCTCTGCGCGACGGTCGAAATGCTCTCGCTCGCCGTGTGGACCGGCGGACTCATCATTATCATTGCGGATGTGATACCCGCGGTGTTTAATTCGTTCGGAGGCACGGAACCGGGCGGGCGATTTCTGACGAGGGTCTTCAGCGGGTACAATGGGGCCACGTTCGTGTGCCTGGTCTCACTTGGATTGGCGACGGCTGGGCGGGCTCGAATCAATCGAACGGCGGGGGGCCTGTCAATGGCTCCGAGAAAAACGGAGGTGGTCTTGACGATCGGCATCATGGTCATCGCGCTCTTCATTGGCTTGTGGCTCCATCCTACGGCGGTGACGCTCCAGGAGCTGGCCTTTACGGCGAAAGACGAGGCCGCACGGAAGTCAGCCTGGGATTCGTTCTTTTTCATGAGCCACACGGTCGCGCGCCCCGTCTACATGGTGAATCTGGCGGCGGGGATGGCGTTGATGGTCCTCAAGGTTCGGACCTGGTTGTCGGCGGTGCCGCCCACGGGCCGGCTCCCATCGGTGACGGTGGCATGA